A single Elaeis guineensis isolate ETL-2024a chromosome 15, EG11, whole genome shotgun sequence DNA region contains:
- the LOC140853982 gene encoding 2-oxoglutarate-dependent dioxygenase 19-like: MHQTQPKGIVHPVFHSPTKPYGFREISQEYTTCIRVLAMDLLAGTWESLGLEESNMTTALDLHSYFQIFIGNYYPPCPQPELAMGLPPHSDHGLLTIFLQNGVHGLQLKHKGNWVAEITWR, encoded by the exons ATGCACCAAACGCAACCTAAAGGTATTGTGCATCCCGTGTTCCATTCTCCAACAAAGCCCTACGGTTTCAG GGAAATATCACAGGAGTACACTACGTGCATAAGAGTGCTGGCCATGGATCTCCTTGCGGGAACATGGGAGAGCTTGGGACTAGAGGAGAGCAACATGACCACGGCCTTGGACCTCCATTCTTACTTCCAAATCTTCATTGGTAATTATTACCCACCATGCCCACAGCCAGAGCTAGCCATGGGCCTCCCTCCCCACTCCGACCATGGCCTCCTTACGATCTTCCTCCAAAATGGCGTACATGGCCTCCAATTGAAGCACAAAGGCAACTGGGTAGCGGAGATCACATGGAGGTAA
- the LOC105058464 gene encoding 2-oxoglutarate-dependent dioxygenase 19, translating to MLMGQVFPHLRLRLSKPAQVANFLSQNLFSVLASTWPSPRNHTTPPVSTFISSPFWPSPSRFMAPSTLPRSSLIPSPLPNSVKELTNSASLRSVPPQYATRNPETTIDIEPIIQEEIPTVDFSLLTEGTPEQRAQVVRHLGKACEEWGFFMVVNHGIPESLREAMLDSMMEFFDQTEEEKGEYARKHVMNPIRYGTSFNSTVEDVWYWRDYLRVFVHPVFYSPAKAPPSFREISKEYTTSTRAMGMELLRGIWESLGLEENDMTKALDLHSCYQVLVGNIYPPCPQPELATGLPAHSDHGLLTILLQNGVNGLQVKHRGNWVRVEPLPNSFLVNTGDHLEIVSNGRYKSVLHRAEVNSQSTRMSIVTVVAPSLDAIVEPASQLVSDEHPMMFGGMRYGEFLERLQANRLKEKSMLDLLRLHAE from the exons ATGCTCATGGGACAAGTCTTTCCCCATCTGCGGCTGAGGCTATCAAAGCCAGCTCAAGTTGCCAACTTCTTGTCTCAGAATCTCTTCAGTGTGTTAGCCTCCACCTGGCCATCTCCTCGCAACCACACCACACCTCCGGTCTCCACCTTCATTTCCTCTCCCTTCTGGCCATCTCCATCTCGTTTCATGGCCCCTTCAACCCTCCCACGCTCCTCTCTCATACCCTCCCCTCTCCCCAATTCCGTCAAAGAGCTCACCAACTCCGCATCCCTTCGCTCCGTTCCTCCCCAGTACGCCACCCGAAACCCCGAGACCACCATAGATATCGAACCCATCATACAAGAAGAAATCCCGACCGTTGATTTCTCTCTGCTGACCGAAGGAACACCTGAGCAGAGGGCTCAGGTGGTTCGCCACCTCGGCAAGGCTTGTGAGGAGTGGGGCTTCTTCATG gtggtgAACCATGGTATACCGGAGAGCCTGAGGGAGGCGATGCTGGACTCGATGATGGAATTCTTTGATCAGACagaggaggagaagggagagTACGCTCGCAAGCATGTGATGAATCCCATCAGGTATGGGACTAGTTTCAATTCGACAGTGGAGGATGTCTGGTACTGGAGGGACTATCTCAGGGTTTTTGTGCACCCAGTTTTCTATTCACCTGCTAAGGCGCCTCCAAGTTTCAG GGAGATATCAAAGGAGTACACCACAAGCACTAGAGCAATGGGAATGGAACTTCTGAGAGGAATATGGGAGAGCTTGGGATTAGAGGAGAATGACATGACCAAGGCCTTGGACCTCCATTCCTGTTACCAGGTTCTTGTTGGCAATATATACCCTCCATGCCCACAGCCCGAGCTGGCCACCGGCCTCCCCGCCCACTCGGACCATGGCCTTCTCACCATCCTCCTTCAGAACGGTGTCAATGGACTCCAAGTAAAGCACAGAGGCAACTGGGTCCGCGTCGAACCCCTCCCTAACTCGTTTCTAGTCAACACTGGCGATCACTTGGAG ATCGTTAGCAATGGAAGGTATAAGAGTGTGTTGCACCGGGCTGAGGTGAACAGCCAAAGCACGAGGATGTCCATAGTAACCGTGGTGGCACCATCACTTGATGCAATTGTCGAGCCAGCCTCCCAGCTGGTGAGCGATGAGCACCCTATGATGTTTGGAGGCATGAGGTATGGAGAGTTCTTGGAGCGTCTGCAGGCCAACCGGCTCAAGGAGAAGTCTATGTTGGATCTTTTAAGACTGCATGCCGAGTAG